The window GGCGGCTCCTGAACGGCGGTCGAAGTGGCGTTTGAACGTATCGCTGCAGGCCTTGAGCCGGATTGCGCGACGATTTGGCCTGCAAATTTCCAAAAAAATTCCGGCGCACGGCGGAGATGGCTACGAAAGCGGCCCAATACAAGGCCAGGCGAGGGTTATTCGGCATGACGCCGCCGCTGGCGCGAGAAAGCGATAGCTAATCGGGCCGAAAGAGCGCACGGTGATGCATGCACAACGACGGCGCCGGGGCAGAGCTGTTTGCGAAAGCAGAACTGCGTTCGAAAGCGAGTCCGGCATGACCACACGCTCGCGGCGGGAAACCATCACTTTCAAGCACCCCTTCCGGATCAAGGGTATCGATCGCCTGCTGTCGGCGGGTGCTTATGAGGTCATCACCGATGAGGAGATGATCGAAGGATTGTCATTCCCCGCGTTCCGCCGTGTTGCCACCATGATCATGGTGCCGGCGGCCGGGCCGCGCAGTTCGACGATGGAGATGATTTCCATCTCCTCCGTCGCGCTGTCCGACGCGCAGCGCAACGACGCGAGTGCCGCGTGAGTGACAAGCCGCTCGATCTCGACAGCCACCGCGGCATGGCCGCACAGAAAGCGACCGACATGCGGCGGATTCTGGCCGACGTCGAGAGCAACGCAAAGGGCCTGCGCGATCGGCAGGGGTTAATCGAAAACCAGCTTCTGCTCGTTCCCGCCGCTTCCTGGCCGGAGGCGGCCACCAAGGCGCGCTACGTCTTGAATCTATACGCCGCGGGCTTGGGCTCGGACGATACCCATCATCGCGATCTGGTCGCGGCGGTATTTGCGGATTTTGCCCGGCTCTCCGATGAGAGTTGAGCGAATGGTTGTTCGCCGAACAACCGGAAAACTTCACCCTGCGTTCGAAAAAAATTCGGCGCCGACCTGAAAGCACACTTCATGCTCTACATGCAAAATCTTTCGCCTCGCCACGTCAAAACCGAAGAGTCGCTCCGGCTCGGCGTTGTGTCGGGCTGGTACAGCACGAAAGTCAGCGGAACGTTCGTCTCAGGCCCGCATGACACCGAAGCCGATTGCCTTCGCAAAATCGCCGAGATCAATCCGCCACCGGCGAAAGTCGTACGAGGCGCGCCCACCGTATAGATCGAGGCAGGGACAAAGGGCGATCCTGCCTTGATACGACGTCACGGCATCTTCGAGAAGAAAGCCCTTACGCAGGAGGCAAATCAAATGGCACTCACACGCGGCAGCTTTCGCGGCTATGAATATGACCGGATGGTGATCCTGTTTTCGATGATCGACGGTCAAAAGGAGATACCATGTGCGATCAGCACCTCCGCCCTGGATGATCTGGAAAGCCTGGCAAAGAGCAAACCGGACGAGCGCGAAGCCCAATTCATGCGGCTGCGCGATCGGATCGAGGAGCGCGCCGCTCGCAAATTCGTTGCCAGGGAATTCGAAGGCACGCCTCCCGGCATCATCTTGCGCAGTCTCGATTTCCGGCAATAGTTCCGCGAAAAAGGCTCGTGCGCTGGCTTGGTGTCAGGCGGCCAGCGACCGGGTCGACTACGAGTCGTCCAGCGCCTTGATAGCTTTGTCGGCCGCAATGGCCGCACTTTCTTCGGAGCTGCTGTCTTCTGTCGTGACAAATCCCAGGATCGTCAAGCCCTGCCTTCTTGTGGCTATCTGAACAATCGGCGTCACATTGGCGCGCCAGCGTCCGGGTTTCCGCTGAAAAGTGACGATGTCGTAGTCAGACGCTTTGGCCATGGTCGTGCCTTTTTCCACGCTGTCTGCGCGAAGCGGGAGACATCGTGTTATCCGCTCATTTCAACACCCGCGACAGATAGTCTTCAGCTTGGCGGCAGTTCGGGCGTCTTCGACGATGAAGGGGTCTTTGTATGCGGTTCGCGATGCGTCGTTTTCAACAGCTGTGGGCTTTTCCATCTTCGGAGGATGGGCCGCATCGTAACAAGCAAGCCGCCCGCTCGTGCTTTCGATCGCGCGGCAATCTGGTCCGGCGGCGAGAGCGCCTTGCGCGAATGCGCAGAGCGCCAATACCGCAAAAGTCATTTTCATCTGGTTTCCTTTTGCGGGTGACATCACCCGCTGCATATCCACAATCAAAACACGCCCGTTCCACGAAGGCGTTGGCCAATCGGGCGGCACTCCGCAAACAGAGCCGCCAGCGCGCTGGCGATCAAATGCGCTTGCCCCATAAATTCGTCAGATACTGACGTAGCCGTTGCGTCACTATTTCTTTTTGCCGGAACCGAAGGACGGCTGCCATCCCGCGGTCTTTTGGCTCGGCGCTGCGGCAATTGTCTTGATCTTCTCTTTTTTGGGTTTCTTGGACTCCCGATTACCCTTCTGCTCGCCTTTGGCCATGCTGATCTCCCAGGGGTTGACGATGACACAGTTATCGAATGCTGAATTTGACGTGGCGCAGCGCGCCAGGCTTCAATTGATCTTCCGCGGCAAGTCTGGAGTTTGGGCAAGGACGTTCATTCGCGGGACGCGAGGACTCGCATTCAAGACTGTGCGCCCTTTGTTGCCGAATAGCTATGCATTAGTTGGGTCTCGGCCTGACCCATATCGCAACCACCGCGACCAGGATGTCAGTCGAAGGCAGAAGGAAGTTGGCCGTTACGGAAGATGACCGTAGGCTCGTCGTCATAATCGCCCATCTCTGGATCGCCGGTGGACGAGAAGGCAACGACACCGAGTTTGCTCAACGCCAATCGCTCAGCGGTTCGGACAGCGCCTGTTGCCGATTTGCAAGCTATCGGAGCATCGGCCTTAAGGTTTCCGCCTTTACCGGCGTTGAATGATTGCACGAAATAACTGGTTTCGCGGGCCATAACGTCTCCCAAATGTCAGTCGTCGAAGTCATGCGCACATCGCGCGTAGCCCCGGCCGAGATGGCAATCAATTTTTCATCGCTTGCATCAGCGCTGAAATCTTTATCGTCGCGAAATTGGAGAAGGTGTCCGACACCGCGTACGGCAGAATGATCTGGTCGTTGTGCCGCATCGCCCCGCAGGTATAGACGACGTTGGGAACGTATCCTTCGCGCTCGGATGGTTCAGGTCGCAGCAACGGCTCGCGCGAGCGCGCAAGCACCTTGGAGGGGTCGCTCTTGTCGAGCAGCGCCGCGCCGATCGAGTATTTGCGGACCGGGCCGACGCCGTGCGTCAGCAGTAGCCAGCCTTCATCGAGTTCGATCGGCGACCCGCAATTCCCGATCTGAACGAACTCCCAGGGAAATTCCGGCTTCAGAATGGCCTCACCGCCGTCCCATGTGTAGAGGTCGTCGGAATAGATCAGATACAGGTTCTCGTTATCCTGCCGCGCGATCATGGCGTATTTGCCGCCGATCTTGCGCGGGAACAGCGCCATGCCTTTGTTGCCAGCCGCCGCACCCTTCAGGGGCGTCATCCGGAACGAGGTGAAATCGCTGGTCTCGATCAATTCCGAACGGATCGCCCGTCCACTGTAGGCGGTATAGGTCGCGTAATAGGTCTTCCGATCGCCATCGCGGAATTCGACAAAGCGGGCATCCTCAATGCCGTTGGATTGTGATTCGGTAACCGGAAAAATGACGCGCTCGCTG is drawn from Bradyrhizobium lablabi and contains these coding sequences:
- a CDS encoding glycoside hydrolase family 130 protein, whose translation is MQATTFLNRKALYLRPDPARVIVRPFKPATEPRDLNPTDKTRANHIVDRVLALDSEAVTGQLADVLENFQGRHRNLLATFEARADVMEQALSAHGTFSTVQRQLIGAYFLHEYSFEASALFNPSIVPHPDQSDAPKGGLRFILSLRATGEGHVSSLTFRVGAIAADGSLTVDPTARLASSPRISRRVTGPEGDCIELTFNSDEELSERVIFPVTESQSNGIEDARFVEFRDGDRKTYYATYTAYSGRAIRSELIETSDFTSFRMTPLKGAAAGNKGMALFPRKIGGKYAMIARQDNENLYLIYSDDLYTWDGGEAILKPEFPWEFVQIGNCGSPIELDEGWLLLTHGVGPVRKYSIGAALLDKSDPSKVLARSREPLLRPEPSEREGYVPNVVYTCGAMRHNDQIILPYAVSDTFSNFATIKISALMQAMKN
- a CDS encoding DUF1488 domain-containing protein, producing MALTRGSFRGYEYDRMVILFSMIDGQKEIPCAISTSALDDLESLAKSKPDEREAQFMRLRDRIEERAARKFVAREFEGTPPGIILRSLDFRQ